One Betta splendens chromosome 16, fBetSpl5.4, whole genome shotgun sequence genomic window carries:
- the calhm6 gene encoding calcium homeostasis modulator protein 6 translates to MEKFNTALNIAKKQPNLGVGLVALLTAGGEQIFSSVVFRCPCSELNFLYGLVFLLVPALALLLLGYILNKRTWKLLTGVCSRGAKCTWRKLVAAVLVLLQISCTALVAPSSWIAVALLSGNYYECAMTGTNVSTFNKHLCENKMPQCEKQLLSLPCGRGSLVPQADREDILLLLRAQSQILGWLLIASIMLSNLLLTCVARCTSPISYLQLKFWKAYVQEESDQMDSYTTKHAKDLAERNLSSFFKQMAPANVTTPSNKDWEKISALYKFSTKDQYYSTLHQYVEHHHMPDGGLMRMVSVKSVESNDNNPAVLTFVDEGAAAL, encoded by the exons ATGGAGAAGTTTAACACAGCTCTGAACATTGCCAAGAAGCAGCCGAACCTTGGTGTGGGCCTGGTTGCGTTGCTTACAGCAGGAGGGGAGCAGATCTTTTCCTCGGTGGTGTTCAGGTGCCCCTGCAGCGAGCTGAACTTCCTGTATGGCCTGGTGTTTCTGCTGGTGCCTGCTCTGGCTCTGTTGCTGCTGGGCTACATTCTGAATAAGAGGACGTGGAAACTGTTGACGGGGGTTTGCAGCCGCGGGGCCAAGTGCACATGGAGAAAGCTGGTGGCCGCTGTCTTGGTGCTGCTCCAGATCAGCTGTACTGCGCTGGTGGCTCCTAGCAGTTGGATAGCTGTAGCCCTGCTGAGCGGTAACTACTATGAGTGTGCAATGACGGGGACCAACGTGAGTACTTTCAACAAGCATCTGTGTGAGAATAAGATGCCCCAGtgtgagaagcagctgctgagcctgcCCTGTGGGAGAGGCAGCCTCGTACCGCAGGCGGACAGGGAAGACATTCTGCTCCTGCTGAGAGCTCAGTCACAG ATCCTGGGGTGGCTGCTCATTGCCTCCATCATGTTGTCCAATCTGCTGCTGACCTGTGTGGCTCGGTGCACGTCCCCAATCAGTTACCTGCAGCTTAAGTTCTGGAAGGCATACGTTCAGGAGGAGAGCGACCAGATGGACTCATACACCACTAAACATGCCAAAGATCTGGCAGAGAGAAACCTGTCAAGTTTCTTTAAGCAGATGGCACCTGCCAACGTCACCACCCCTTCCAACAAGGACTGGGAGAAGATCTCTGCCCTCTATAAGTTTAGTACCAAAGACCAGTACTATAGCACCTTACACCAGTATGTGGAGCACCACCACATGCCTGACGGTGGCCTGATGAGGATGGTCTCGGTCAAGTCAGTGGAAAGCAATGACAACAACCCTGCTGTTCTTACCTTTGTGGACGAAGGCGCTGCCGCACTGTAA
- the LOC114842764 gene encoding calcium homeostasis modulator protein 5-like codes for MDNFQTVLRFFMNQKTTIGYSFMALLTIGGERIFSVISFQCPCNPDQNFAYGMTFLLGPAAVLLIFGLFLNNKLWRLYTGCCLNPMKLCPHGNCFGCIRVSISILTGACVAPVMWLSVALLNGTFYECAVSGLDDKLVLDLFCKNKTWICEQELARVPCGRTKLSDNERTDLLLMFRAQSQVLGWCIIITSVFVGLLGTCYKNCRSKVSYLQLTFWKRYMEKEMERFDAFTVDYATKLAERNLQSFFENKDPAPFPFPNHKAWEEISTLYSFSRSEQYYSTLQRYVERTDRDFTPESRLIIDDREEETR; via the exons ATGGACAACTTCCAGACGGTCCTGCGTTTCTTCATGAACCAGAAAACTACAATTGGCTACAGCTTCATGGCTCTGCTGACTATAGGAGGGGAACGGATCTTCTCTGTAATTTCTTTTCAGTGCCCTTGTAACCCAGACCAGAACTTCGCCTATGGAATGACCTTCCTGCTGGGCCCAGCTGCAGTGCTACTGATCTTTGGTCTGTTCCTCAACAACAAGTTGTGGAGGCTCTACACTGGTTGCTGCCTTAACCCCATGAAGCTCTGCCCCCATGGGAACTGCTTTGGTTGCATCAGGGTGTCCATCAGCATCCTGACAGGGGCCTGTGTGGCCCCTGTGATGTGGCTGTCTGTGGCTCTGCTTAATGGCACCTTCTATGAGTGTGCCGTCAGTGGCCTTGATGATAAACTGGTGTTGGATCTGTTTTGTAAAAACAAGACCTGGATATGTGAGCAGGAGCTGGCGCGAGTCCCCTGTGGCCGGACCAAGCTGTCTGACAATGAGCGCACggatctgctgctgatgttcAGAGCCCAGTCGCAG GTCCTGGGCTGGTGTATCATCATtacgtctgtgtttgtgggccTCCTGGGAACATGCTACAAAAACTGCCGCTCCAAAGTAAGCTACCTGCAGCTCACCTTCTGGAAGCGCTACAtggagaaggagatggagcGCTTTGACGCCTTCACTGTGGATTACGCCACCAAACTGGCCGAGAGGAACCTACAGAGTTTCTTTGAGAACAAAGATCCTGCTCCGTTTCCTTTCCCTAATCACAAAGCATGGGAGGAAATCTCCACACTCTACAGCTTCTCAAGGAGTGAACAGTATTACAGCACCCTGCAGCGGTACGTGGAGAGGACAGATCGGGACTTCACACCTGAAAGCAGACTCATCATAGATGACCGTGAAGAAGAAACCAGATAA